The window ACCTTCTCAGACTCATCTTCGCACGGTTCAGATCGTTGGGAGCGTGGGTTGTGGTAAGACCGCTGCGACTAGGCTGTTTGGCGATCGCTTTCAGGAGGAGGCTAAGCGCCTCAAAATCGACCTCAACCACATATACGTCAACCTGAAGCTGCACGGGCGTAGTAGAGTACTCCTCTACAGGTATCTGGTGCAGCAAGCGGCTCCAGAAGCATACTCAGCAAGCCTTAGCGCTGAAGAGCTCATCTACCAGCTCGTAAAGTACCTTAGGGAGAGAAACCGCTACCTTCTAATCACGTTGGATGAAATAGACTACTTCATCAAGCACAGTAGGGAGCCAGACGTCATCTACGACCTCACGAGGCTTGAGGAGGTCTCTGAGCCAGGCAAGCCCTGCAACGTCATAGGCGTAGTATTCACAGCAAGAAGCAGAGAGTTTCATAAGATGTTGGATGAAGCAGCACTCAGCACACTAGGAAGAATACCCATAGAGTTCAAGCCATACAACTCCAAGCAGATACTAGACATACTGGATCATAGGGTTAGGGATGCTTTTCAACCACGAGCCCTATCGAGCGACGTTCTAGAATATGTAGCCGACATAACCGCTAAGCCGCCTGTCAACGGGGATATGAGATACGCCCTAGACCTACTACTATACTCAGGAACCCTAGCGGAGCACGAGGGCGCTGAAGCAATCACAGCCGAGCACATAAGAAGGGTCTTGAACGCAACAACACCATCCATAACAGAAGAAGACATAGCAAACCTACCACCAAGAGAGAAGCTCGTCTTGCTAGGTGTGGTGAGGTCTTTGAGAGCGAGCGGCAGACCATACACATCACTCAAAGAAATCAGACTTTCAACAGGAGTCGTCTGGGAGGAATACAAGCTCAAACCGATGAGCGTAGATGAGATAGAGGAGT of the Nitrososphaerota archaeon genome contains:
- a CDS encoding AAA family ATPase, translating into MIFKDREKLTPRYIPSTLPHREEQIAQLHSFFKDTLIRPSQTHLRTVQIVGSVGCGKTAATRLFGDRFQEEAKRLKIDLNHIYVNLKLHGRSRVLLYRYLVQQAAPEAYSASLSAEELIYQLVKYLRERNRYLLITLDEIDYFIKHSREPDVIYDLTRLEEVSEPGKPCNVIGVVFTARSREFHKMLDEAALSTLGRIPIEFKPYNSKQILDILDHRVRDAFQPRALSSDVLEYVADITAKPPVNGDMRYALDLLLYSGTLAEHEGAEAITAEHIRRVLNATTPSITEEDIANLPPREKLVLLGVVRSLRASGRPYTSLKEIRLSTGVVWEEYKLKPMSVDEIEECVEDLHDRGIVEIKSLTSIGISGVPTEALDRFLDTLIERIKAGVDGG